In Pacificitalea manganoxidans, a single window of DNA contains:
- a CDS encoding TRAP transporter small permease: MLGAARRALARVNRWIEAVLVPLCGLTIAAMLVVVCLTVAARLTGLSAPWTEKLILVLLPALAFLAAPVAYRRRANVALDMLPDALPPRAAMVLRLGVHLAVALILTIGLDLTLRKVGIDPGAWGRGLSALTGIDLTSIRPFRAPIKIPVLNIEWRWVYIVMPVMLSLTLLMVLEQILGTLDHLIAPTRAAPLPRRGGDTPARGTPPSQGLGE, from the coding sequence ATGCTAGGCGCGGCGCGGCGCGCGCTGGCCCGCGTCAACCGCTGGATCGAGGCCGTTCTGGTTCCGCTCTGCGGGCTGACCATCGCCGCGATGCTGGTCGTGGTTTGCCTGACCGTGGCGGCGCGATTGACCGGCCTGTCGGCGCCGTGGACCGAAAAGCTGATCCTCGTGCTGCTGCCTGCGCTGGCCTTTCTCGCCGCGCCGGTGGCCTATCGCCGCCGCGCCAATGTGGCGCTGGATATGCTGCCCGATGCGCTGCCGCCCCGCGCCGCAATGGTGCTGCGGCTGGGGGTGCATCTGGCCGTGGCGCTGATCCTTACCATCGGGCTGGATCTGACATTGCGCAAGGTGGGCATAGATCCGGGCGCATGGGGGCGCGGGCTGAGCGCGCTGACGGGCATTGATTTGACCAGCATCCGTCCGTTTCGCGCGCCGATCAAAATCCCGGTGCTGAACATCGAATGGCGCTGGGTCTACATCGTCATGCCGGTGATGCTGTCGCTGACGCTGCTGATGGTGCTGGAACAGATCCTTGGCACGCTGGATCACCTGATCGCCCCGACGCGCGCCGCGCCGCTGCCGCGCCGGGGCGGCGATACGCCCGCGCGGGGCACGCCCCCGTCGCAGGGATTGGGGGAGTAG
- the dgt gene encoding dGTP triphosphohydrolase has translation MQWQALLDAGRLGDAGYVEGRSRSIFVQDHDRIVFSAPFRRLANKTQVHPLYDHDHIHHRLIHSVEVASVGRSLAMRIGQWLIDRGEIAAGEEHSLANVVQAACAAHDIGNPPFGHSGEAAIGGWFAEQFAQGGGLIGDLDPALRPEFTAFEGNAQGFRILTRLEMYRNAGGMRLSHAVLGAFMKYPVTAAARLALPETERKAYAGLKKFGLFASEEALFARVADATGLPACGDARRGRWWRRHPLVLVVEAADDICYNIVDLEDAFTTGDLPYDVVREALDELAGRPNRDVAGLTRVEHIALLRALAIGAAINACVDAFEAHYDAIMAGSFTGSLIGASARSGEFTGIENLARERIFTARRKTELEVSGRQVIRNVLDGALPVYEELARHGWQPGALSDPSEQIARALSLDLRGVTDAAGALHAMADFVSGMTDRYALSVSRMLSGT, from the coding sequence ATGCAATGGCAGGCGCTTCTTGATGCCGGGCGGCTCGGCGATGCGGGCTATGTGGAGGGGCGCAGCCGGTCGATCTTTGTGCAGGATCACGACCGGATCGTGTTTTCCGCCCCGTTCCGACGGCTGGCCAACAAAACGCAGGTGCATCCGCTCTACGATCACGACCATATCCACCACCGGCTGATCCATTCGGTCGAGGTGGCAAGCGTCGGGCGCTCGCTGGCGATGCGCATCGGCCAATGGCTGATCGACCGGGGTGAGATCGCGGCGGGCGAGGAACACAGCCTTGCCAATGTGGTGCAGGCCGCCTGCGCCGCCCATGACATCGGCAATCCGCCCTTCGGGCATTCGGGGGAGGCCGCAATCGGCGGTTGGTTCGCGGAGCAGTTCGCGCAGGGCGGCGGTCTGATCGGCGATCTCGACCCCGCGCTACGGCCCGAATTCACAGCGTTCGAGGGCAACGCGCAGGGCTTTCGCATCCTGACCCGGCTTGAGATGTATCGCAACGCGGGCGGCATGCGCCTGTCGCACGCGGTGCTGGGCGCGTTCATGAAATACCCGGTCACCGCCGCCGCGCGGCTGGCCCTGCCGGAAACCGAGCGCAAAGCCTATGCGGGGCTAAAGAAATTCGGCCTCTTCGCATCCGAAGAGGCGCTGTTTGCCCGCGTGGCCGATGCCACCGGCCTGCCCGCCTGCGGCGATGCGCGTCGCGGCCGCTGGTGGCGGCGGCATCCGCTGGTGCTGGTGGTCGAGGCGGCAGACGACATTTGCTACAATATCGTCGATCTCGAAGACGCCTTTACCACCGGCGATCTGCCCTATGACGTGGTGCGCGAGGCGCTCGATGAATTGGCCGGTCGGCCCAATCGCGATGTCGCGGGCCTGACGCGGGTGGAGCATATCGCCCTGCTCCGCGCGCTGGCCATTGGCGCGGCGATCAACGCCTGCGTCGATGCGTTCGAGGCGCATTACGACGCGATCATGGCGGGCAGTTTCACCGGCTCGCTCATCGGTGCCTCGGCCCGGTCGGGGGAGTTCACGGGGATTGAGAACCTCGCGCGGGAGCGGATTTTCACCGCGCGCCGCAAGACGGAGCTGGAGGTTTCGGGGCGGCAGGTGATCCGCAATGTGCTGGACGGGGCGCTGCCGGTATACGAGGAACTGGCGCGGCATGGCTGGCAACCCGGCGCGCTGTCGGACCCGTCCGAGCAGATCGCGCGCGCGCTGTCGCTCGACCTGCGTGGTGTGACGGATGCGGCGGGCGCGCTGCACGCGATGGCGGATTTCGTGTCTGGCATGACCGATCGCTACGCGCTGTCGGTGTCGCGGATGCTGTCGGGGACATAG
- a CDS encoding TRAP transporter large permease, with translation MQVAFLWIFLLALALSVPVVFGLIGATGLVMVLDLGGDFDARDLNSVVSQIWSGMSSVPLMALPMFILAGELMNTGGITRRLVAFSQTLIGHLRGGLAHVNILSSVLFAGLSGSAVADTSALGSMLVPEMERQGYTRRFAAAVTAASSVIGPIIPPSGIMIIYAFIMGVSPAALFAGGIVPGLMIGAGLMGVTWLYARRYDFPVANRRATLREVGQAGRRTIWALLTPVILLGGILSGLFTPTEAAGIAAAYALVVAVFVLREIRLAELGAVFTRAAVASGVILLLIGAAKAFGWVADQVGAAQMLADLMLGLTQNRLLLLIVLNILLLIVGMFLDAGPAILILGPILSEVYVDQLGVDPVHFAIVMCVNVTVGLATPPMGLVLFAASSISGERVETIARALLPFLAVEIAVIFVITLWPAPVLFLPRIMGLL, from the coding sequence ATGCAGGTGGCTTTCTTGTGGATCTTCCTGCTGGCGCTGGCGCTGTCGGTGCCGGTGGTGTTCGGGCTGATCGGCGCGACCGGGCTGGTGATGGTGCTGGATCTGGGCGGCGACTTCGACGCGCGCGATCTCAATTCCGTCGTCAGTCAGATCTGGTCGGGGATGTCGTCGGTGCCGCTGATGGCGCTGCCGATGTTCATCCTCGCGGGGGAATTGATGAATACCGGCGGCATCACCCGGCGGCTGGTGGCGTTTTCGCAGACCCTGATCGGACATCTGCGCGGCGGGCTGGCGCATGTGAATATCCTGAGTTCCGTGCTGTTTGCGGGGCTGTCCGGCTCGGCTGTGGCGGACACCTCGGCGCTTGGCTCGATGCTGGTGCCGGAGATGGAGCGGCAGGGCTACACCCGCCGCTTTGCCGCCGCCGTCACCGCCGCCAGTTCGGTGATCGGGCCGATCATCCCGCCCTCGGGGATCATGATCATCTATGCGTTCATCATGGGCGTGTCGCCAGCGGCGCTGTTTGCGGGCGGCATCGTGCCGGGGCTGATGATTGGCGCAGGGCTGATGGGCGTGACGTGGCTTTATGCGCGGCGCTATGACTTCCCCGTTGCCAACCGCCGCGCCACCCTGCGTGAAGTGGGCCAAGCCGGGCGGCGCACGATCTGGGCCTTGCTGACGCCGGTGATCCTGTTGGGCGGCATCCTGTCGGGCCTATTCACCCCGACCGAGGCCGCAGGCATCGCCGCGGCCTATGCCTTAGTCGTCGCGGTCTTCGTGCTGCGGGAAATTCGGCTGGCGGAATTGGGCGCGGTGTTCACCCGCGCGGCGGTGGCCTCGGGGGTGATCTTGCTGCTGATCGGGGCGGCGAAAGCCTTTGGCTGGGTCGCGGATCAGGTCGGCGCGGCACAGATGCTGGCCGATCTGATGCTGGGGCTGACGCAGAACCGGTTGCTGCTATTGATCGTGCTGAACATCCTTCTGCTGATCGTGGGGATGTTTCTGGACGCGGGTCCGGCGATCCTGATCCTTGGCCCGATCCTGAGCGAGGTCTATGTCGATCAACTGGGCGTCGATCCGGTGCATTTCGCCATCGTCATGTGCGTCAATGTCACCGTGGGGCTGGCGACGCCGCCTATGGGACTGGTGCTGTTCGCGGCCTCGTCGATTTCCGGCGAGCGGGTGGAGACCATCGCCCGCGCGCTGTTGCCGTTTCTGGCGGTGGAAATCGCGGTGATCTTTGTCATCACGCTGTGGCCCGCGCCGGTGTTGTTTTTGCCGCGCATCATGGGATTGTTATGA